The following are encoded in a window of Cupriavidus oxalaticus genomic DNA:
- a CDS encoding branched-chain amino acid ABC transporter permease, translating to MEHIDTTSIPPSGLLQAEPAWRVRRMTRAGYASYGLLLALVLTAATLPAWGDPAWMRELTRIGCYFVFAAMWNLLAGFAGMVSVGQQAFFGLGGYAIVALSNNAGLNPFWSVPLSALAAAAAAALAAPIAFRLHGGYFAIGTWALAELARLTIANMPWLGGGTGTSLLGLADFNSATREALVYWMTLAAASCGLFGVHLLLSTRHGLALRAIKDAPLASASHGINVRQSRYVIYVVCAGGAGLAGALYFIGNLRISPDAAFAVDWTAFAIFMVVVGGIGTIEGPLVGACLFWALDRWFGQYGTGYLIGLGATAILVTLLFPQGLWGWVRQRFGLEALPVSSKLLLPSARGGS from the coding sequence ATGGAACACATCGATACGACCTCCATCCCGCCTTCCGGGCTCCTGCAGGCCGAACCGGCATGGCGGGTGCGTCGGATGACCCGCGCCGGCTATGCCAGCTATGGCTTGCTGCTGGCACTGGTGCTGACGGCGGCGACACTGCCGGCCTGGGGCGACCCGGCGTGGATGCGCGAACTGACGCGCATCGGCTGCTACTTTGTCTTTGCTGCAATGTGGAACCTGCTGGCTGGCTTCGCCGGCATGGTTTCCGTGGGGCAGCAGGCCTTCTTCGGGTTGGGCGGATACGCCATCGTCGCCCTGTCGAACAATGCTGGCCTGAACCCGTTCTGGTCGGTACCGCTCTCAGCGCTGGCGGCCGCCGCTGCGGCAGCCCTGGCCGCACCGATCGCCTTCCGTCTCCATGGCGGCTATTTCGCGATCGGCACTTGGGCGCTTGCCGAACTGGCACGGCTGACGATCGCCAACATGCCATGGCTCGGTGGCGGCACCGGAACAAGCCTGCTCGGGCTTGCCGACTTCAACAGCGCAACACGCGAAGCACTGGTGTACTGGATGACGCTGGCCGCGGCCTCCTGCGGCCTGTTCGGCGTCCACCTGTTGCTGTCGACGCGGCATGGGCTTGCCCTGCGGGCCATCAAGGACGCACCGCTGGCCAGCGCCTCACACGGCATCAACGTACGCCAGTCACGCTACGTCATCTACGTCGTGTGCGCCGGCGGCGCGGGGCTTGCCGGGGCCCTCTACTTTATCGGCAACCTGCGGATCTCCCCCGACGCTGCCTTCGCAGTGGACTGGACCGCCTTTGCCATCTTCATGGTGGTCGTGGGCGGCATCGGCACGATCGAAGGCCCGCTTGTGGGCGCCTGCCTGTTCTGGGCGCTCGACCGCTGGTTCGGCCAGTACGGTACCGGCTACCTGATCGGCCTGGGCGCCACCGCCATCCTGGTCACCCTGCTCTTTCCGCAAGGACTGTGGGGATGGGTGCGGCAGCGCTTCGGGCTGGAGGCCTTGCCGGTCTCGTCGAAACTGCTCCTGCCTTCTGCGAGGGGTGGATCCTGA